The Clostridium sp. DL-VIII DNA window GCAGGCAGAGATGCTCTTGGATCATTTGCACCAAAATTTGCAGAATTGAACGATGACGTTCTTTTTGGAGAGGTCTGGTCAAGAGAAGATAAGTTATCATTAAGAGACCGCAGTATTATTACTGTAACTGCGCTAATGACAAAAGGGATATTTGATAATTCTCTAAAATATCATATCATGAATGTTAAGAACAATGGTGTAAGTGCTGAAGAAATATCAGAAATAATCACTCATCTTGCGTTCTATGTAGGATGGCCTAATGCGTGGGCAACATTTGCATTGGCAAAAGAAGTATATGGTGAATAATATAATGAACTTAAGTAATGAATAATGAGTAAACAGACCACCGAGTAAGGAGCATAAGTTCTTGTTCAGTGGTCTTTTGATTTGTCAATAATGGGGAACAATATGAAAAAATATGGTTCTTTTGATATTACATTGCTGGATGGCGGCCAGTATGGCAGGCGTTGGACTTGGATATGGAAGCTGTACAAGCTAATTTGGTCCAATAGAAAAGCCAATGACTTATGAATTAATAAGAAAGATAGCTAAATTTAGGATTGCTGAGAATATAAAAAAATCAGAAGAAATATTGAAAAAGAAAATAAGGAAAGGCAAAGTTTAAAGAAATATTATGGTATATATTTTAACATATTAATTTAAAAATCTAAGAAAATAAGATAATATTAAAGTAAATATTAAAGTATTGAGATAGGTGATTATAAGTTTGAATCGGAGATATAGAGACATTTTAAGTATAATTTTAAATACAGATGAATGTATCACTGGAAATGAATTAGCTAGACTTTGCAATGTGACTATTCGCACAATAAGACATGATATTAAAGAAATTAATGTTTTATTAAAAGAATACAATGTTGAAATAGATTCTAAAGTAAAAAAAGGTTATTTTCTTAATAAAGAAAATAAAGAAGTTTTGAAGAAAAACAATATTATAAGAAAAGTGTTGGATTATGAGTATATAATTGAAACACCAAATTTGCCATTAGAGAGACAGATGTACATACTGCTGAAATTAACAACTAAAAAATATATTACTGTGGAGGAATTAGCAGAATCCTTATATGTATCTGAAGCTACTATAAATAACGATGTTATTCTTATTAATAAATGGTTAAAGAAAGATTTGAAATTAGGAATAAGCTATTCTTTAAATGAAGGAATTACGCTTAAGGCTAATGAAAAAGAAAAAAGAAATATTATCAGCTGGGTTTTATCTATAAAGACTAATGTAAGCACTATTACTAAGTATTGGAATTATTTATTTGAAGAGAAGGATGTTATTATAGTAGATAGAGCTAGAGACCTTTACCATATTGTGAGTGCTGAAACTAAAAAATATAATTATTATTTATCAGGTCATAGTGCCCAACTTCTATGCTATGAAATATTAGTTGCAGTTAAGCGTTGTCAATTAGGCTTTAATTTAAATGATTTAGATGATATAAATGATGATCTTATACCAGTAATGACTGAGGTAAGAGAAAAAGTAGAAAAGGATTTAGAAGTGAATTTATCAAAAACAGAATGGCTTAACTTACAGCAATATTTTAAATCAAAACAATTTCTTCATGGAACAAATATTATAAACATAGAAACAGAGGAAGCTATTTGCATAGTGGATGAGTTTTTGATAACTTTACATGATAAGTTCAAGATAGATTTAAGTTTTAATCCAGATAATAAGTATAAGTTACTTTTATATGTTGCACCAATGATAAATCGTTTAAAATATAGACATTGTATACCGAATAAGATAAGGGAAAAAGTTACGCAAACCTATAAAACGGAATTTAAAATGGCGACTGAAATAGCATATATTATTAAAAGAAAACTAAATTTGAATATGGAATTGATAGAATTAGCTTATATAACTATTCATTTAGTATCTATGAGTGGAATGTGGAAGTATAAATTATATACTGCTATTGTTTGCGATTACGATGAGTCTATAATAAGTTTTATTAAAGATAAAATTGATAATCATTTTGGAGAAAAAATAAAAATTTCTAAAATTTATGATTATCAAGAATTTATGTATGAGAATGATGAAAATCTTAAAAAGATAGAGTTTATAATTTCAACTTCAACAATAGCTGATATTACTAATATTCCTTTTATTAGAATAAATCCTGAAATTGAATCAAATGACATTGATATGATTTCAGAATATCTTGATAATCATAAAAGTAAATTATAGTGAAGCAATCCTATAGACTAGAGTATTGACAAAGATGATACTCTGGTCTATAGGATTAATTTATTATGTAAGTGATAAAAATGTTAACATAAAGAATTTCCCTCTTTGGGGTGAAATTCTTTAGTTTGTAGAAATAATATTAGAGTGATTATAATAAAACTAAAGATTGGTACTGAGTAAATGATTATGGAGGTGAAATATGTATAAGCTTATTGCTATAGATATGGATGGAACGCTTTTAAAAGAAGATAAAACAATTACACCTAAAACTAAGGAAGCATTAAAAGTAGCTAGAAGCTTAGGAGTAAAAATAGTTTTGACATCTGGCAGACCAATTCAAGGTATAAAACATTATTTAAATGAATTACAACTTACAGGTAAAGAGGAGTATGTTATTGGTTTAAATGGTGCCTTGATATGCAGAAGTAGTGATTATTCAATAATAAGCAGTAATGAGACATTAAAAGGTAAAGACTTAAAATATATTT harbors:
- a CDS encoding HTH domain-containing protein; translated protein: MNRRYRDILSIILNTDECITGNELARLCNVTIRTIRHDIKEINVLLKEYNVEIDSKVKKGYFLNKENKEVLKKNNIIRKVLDYEYIIETPNLPLERQMYILLKLTTKKYITVEELAESLYVSEATINNDVILINKWLKKDLKLGISYSLNEGITLKANEKEKRNIISWVLSIKTNVSTITKYWNYLFEEKDVIIVDRARDLYHIVSAETKKYNYYLSGHSAQLLCYEILVAVKRCQLGFNLNDLDDINDDLIPVMTEVREKVEKDLEVNLSKTEWLNLQQYFKSKQFLHGTNIINIETEEAICIVDEFLITLHDKFKIDLSFNPDNKYKLLLYVAPMINRLKYRHCIPNKIREKVTQTYKTEFKMATEIAYIIKRKLNLNMELIELAYITIHLVSMSGMWKYKLYTAIVCDYDESIISFIKDKIDNHFGEKIKISKIYDYQEFMYENDENLKKIEFIISTSTIADITNIPFIRINPEIESNDIDMISEYLDNHKSKL
- a CDS encoding carboxymuconolactone decarboxylase family protein, coding for MKKQTAGRDALGSFAPKFAELNDDVLFGEVWSREDKLSLRDRSIITVTALMTKGIFDNSLKYHIMNVKNNGVSAEEISEIITHLAFYVGWPNAWATFALAKEVYGE